The DNA sequence AGGGCCGGCGCCAGAGGAGCACCGATCCGGTGATCCCCGTCCAGTCCGAACCGTCCTCCAGGGTCTTTAAAGGTGTTCCCAGCACCGTGCAGTGCTCCCACCGATGCCCCCAAAAGTTGTGCGCGGACATCTTCCTTTCGGCAGACGCGCGTCCCCGGTGCGAACGTGAAGGTAGAACCCTGCTGGTCAACCTCTGTGACGCTCACCACGCCGGTCCCTCCTCAAAGTCCAGGGCGAGAGGCGCAGGGCTTCTCAGGTCCAGCGGGGTGCCTGGCGGACATGGAAAACTACCTCTATGCACCCTGCCCGCGTCGAAACGCTGAATCTCACGGACTTGACCCATACCCTCGATTACGCAACAGGCACCCCGCCCGTCACGTACCGCCTCGACTGGGCGCACCTCTCTCCCACAGGGCTGCACGTCGCCCGGGCATTTCACCAGCACCCGGACATCACGCACATGGAACGCCACGTCCTGCCGGAGTACGGTTTGCTGATCAACCGCTACACCGGCACTGGATGGGCCGCACAGAACCTCTATTACGTCGATGTCGCCGCCATCACGCCCGGGGACACGACCTGGGTCACCCGCGACCTGTACCTCGACCTGACCGTGAGTGAGAACGGCACGGCGGAGATCGAGGACACCGACGAGTACCTCGGTGCCATCCGCGAAGGCCTGCTGACGCCAGATGAGGCGGAACACGCCCTCACCTCCCTGCACCGCCTGACCAACGGCATGCTCCAGCACGGCACGCTCAACAGATGGCTGGAAAGCCTGGGCGTCACGCTCACCTGGCGTGGCCCAACGGCTTTCCAGACGCAATAACTGGGCATGACGCGCGCCGCTTCCCTCGCAAGCGGTCGACCCGACAAAGCCCAGATCCAGGCCTTGAACGCCAAGGTCAAGCCATGTTGTACCCGGGGCCTGCTGCACCGGGCCATCCCTACATTCTGTTCGTTGAGGGACAACACATTCGCGGCGGCAGGTATGAACTGCGCGACTCCGGTGCGGCATCCTGAAGCAGAATCGGTTGTGGCAGTTCCTGAAGCGCCCGGCCATTCCACCGACGAACAATGCAGCGGAACGGAGTCCGCGGACGGTAGTGATGGCGAGGAAGGTCGCGCAGTGCAGCAAGAATGCAGAGGGCGGGCAGACGTACATGCGGATCAAGTCCACTGTGGAAACCGCGCATCAGGCCGGTCAGGACCGTGACGGGGTCCTGACCGGCCTGATGCGCTGACCGGGTGCTCAACCTTTCGGCCGGGCACCCGATGCCCCGCTAACCACAGACCGCTCATCAAATACATTGGCGCGACTGCTCAGCACGGCAGCCCGTCTGCTGAGCAGTCGCGAAATTACTTCCATCCTCTCTTTATTCCATACCCGTGGCCGTCAGGCCAGTGCGCCGAACCAGAGTTCCTCTACCAGTTTCCCGGTCGATCCAGATCAGGGCTCCGGCCTCCGTCATCCCGTACAGCATCTCCCCTCTGAACGTGAGGCCATACACCTGGCCAAAGCCGATCAAACCCACTGGGGTAGCCTCTCCTGTGGAGACATTAATGGTGACGAGTTGATCACTCGTTCCAGCCAATACTGAGGCATACAACGTACCATCATGACTGAACGCGAGGTCTCCGGCTATAGCTGGCGTCGTCTGGCCGGTTCCAATCTGCGTTGTCTTACCCGTCCCCTGATCCACTTGATACAGGCGCCCACTTCGGCTCCCTGCGTAAAGATGCCCTCCGAGATCAAAGGCGAGCGCAGTCATGTCGGCGACCTTCAGAAGACCCTGGAGCGTGTCCCGTCCTGTTTGCATATTGAGCACATGTAAGCTGGAGTTCGTTATGGCGTACATCGCGCCGTTTTTAGGATTGCGGGCAATATCCGCAAACACAGTTATTCCGTCCGGGGGAAGCGGAAGCGAAAGGTCTGGCCCAGTGGCATCAAGGGCCACCATGGACACACCTTGTTGTCCGGTCGCGGCGGCACGCACGAAAGGCACAGGCCCTGGGTTTGGAGTCGTGTGCGGCAGCGACCCACAGCCGACCAACGTCAGCAACAGAAAGGGAAGCCAACGAGAGGTGCTCAGCGTTGAGGGGGGTTTCAGAAGATAAAGCATTGAACTCCTTTTCGCGAATCATCACAGCGAGGAACATGGACCTGAGCAAAGCCAGATCTCACGTTGAGCGACTTGCGCTTTTGCCTCTACCCTCAGGCAGACGCTCAGAACACACGGGTGGTCAGGAGGCGTCTACCCCGCACTTCAGGCCGCCACCCTGTGCGCTGTGGCGAGCAATCTGCGTCCCACCGCAGACCACCGACGCTGCGGTAGGTCCTTACGCCCGGAGCAGAGGTGTCATTCCACTGTCCTGACCGATCAACTCAGCCTGGAATTGGAAGTGATCGGGGTCCACATGCCGCCCTCACCGCTGGCGAATGGAGCGTCGGCCGAGGCGAGGGCATTGGGATCAACTGCAACCAGGCACATCTTCAAGCCGGAAATACACGGGAATTCCCCGCTCACGGGCCAAACGGACGTCGTTGTCTGCTCCCTTGGATTCGCCTTCCAGGCGCAGCACGGCGTGACACAGTTGAATCAACCGCCCGGCCGTAGGGTGCAGAATCCGGTCATACAGCGCGTCACCCACTTCCTTCCCTCCGGCGACGTGCCAGATTGGCAGTGCCACCCACTCGCCGATTATGGGCACATGTCCGGCTTGAAACAACGGCCAGGACACCTCTTCCAGTCGGCGCAGGTTGGCAGCCATCTTCTGGGGGTCATCGCCAGTGCCGCTGCGGTAAGGTCCCGCGATCAGGATCAACATGGACTTGGTCTGGGACATCTCGGAAACCTCCTGGGAGCCGTAAAGCGGCTCACCCGATGAAAAGGTGTAACTGGGCGTATTGAAGCAGCATGATCGTCTTGCCATCTATGATTTCGCCCGTCTGAATCATTCCTAGCGCTTCGTCAATGGAGAACTCCAGCACCTCAATGTCCTCGCCTTCCGTCTCGACACCTCCGCCGGCCCCTGCTTTAGAGTTGGGGTCGTACTCGGCGACGAAGAAGTGCAACTTTTCGGTGACTGAACCTGGGCTCATGTAGGCTTCGAACACCTTCTGTATGTGCTTGACCCTGTAGCCGGTCTCCTCCTCGGTTTCGGCCTTGATCCGTTCTTCTGGAGTGGCGTTGTCGAGCAACCCTGCGGGCGTCTCGATCAGCAGCCCGTGGTGGCCGTTCACGAAGGCCGGGAAACGGAATTGTCGAATCAGGATGACTGTCCGCTGCGCGAGGTGGTAGAGCAGGAGGGTCGCACCGTTGCCACGGTCGTAGGTTTCCCGACTCTGGCGCTGCCACGTGCCATCGTTGCGCCGGTACTCGAAGGTCGTCTTCTTGAGAACGTACCAGTCATCAGACAGCATCTGAACGTCGTGAATACGAACTCGCTCGGTCGTGTTCAAGGTGGCGGTGTCCTTTCGTGGGCGGAGGGTCTGGCCGCTCTCCCTGGTCCCACCTTACCCGGAAATTTCGTGCAAAGTCAAGAAATACCGTGCAAATGGTATATTGGGGGAAAGGAGATTTCGTGCTGACCAGCCAACGTAAGCAACACCTTCTCAGCCTCCTGCGGCGTGATGGGCAGATCGTGGCGAAGGCGCTCAGCCAGGAGCTTGGACTGTCGGAGGACACCATTCGGCGTGATCTGCGCGAACTTGCAGCTGAAGGGCTCGTGCAGCGGGTCCATGGTGGAGCCCTGCCCGCCTCGCCAGCCGCGGTGAACTTCACAGCCCGCCAAGACCTGGCTTCAGAAGCCAAGGTGGCGGTCGGGCGCGCCGCGGCACGCCTGGTGCAGCCGGACCAGATTGTAATTCTGGATGGAGGTACGACAGCCGTCCAGGTCGCGCGCCACTTGCCGTTGGACCTGAAAGCGACCGTGGTGACGCACAGCCCGACCATCGCCGTGGAACTTGCGCAACATCCAGGGGTTGAAGTGGTGCTGATCGGCGGACGACTGTTTAAGCATTCTGTGGTGGCGGTGGGGGCGGCGGCCATCGAGGCCATCGGACACGTGCGCGCAGACACCTACTTCATGGGGGTGACCGGCGTGCATGTGCAAGAAGGCCTGAGCACAGGGGACCTGGAGGAGGCCCACGTCAAGCGTGCGCTGAGCCGCCGAGCGGCGGAGACGGTCGTGCTGGCGTCGAGCGAAAAGCTGGGAGTTGCCTCGCCCTACGTGATCGCCTCCATCAGCGAGGTAAGCGGTCTGGTGGTGGAACAGGACGTACCGGAGGATGTGACCACACCATACATTGAGCTGGGCCTGTCCATTATTCGGGCTTGAAATGTTGTTTCAAACCCTTGGAGCAAGGAGGGCCACAAAGGCCTGCTGCAAACCGGGCAGGATCTGGCCTGGTCAGAGTAAACCGGAGCCGCGGCAACTTGTGAAAAAAGAAGGTAACTACTCAGCATGTGACAGCCTGTCGCGCTGGTTGGTCACAGATTGCCTTTCCTCAGGTACATTCGTCGTCATGCAGTCTCCCCACAAGCTTTATGGCAGAAGCTGACGATACGGCTAAAGCCAGCACACCTGGAATTCTACTGGTAGCTGGAAATGACATGGCTGCTCGCTCTCCACGCGGAAGCCCTGGAGGCCTGGTGCCCAGGGCTTGCGCCAGCTCTCCTACCACGTGCATGCATTCCCTGCGTCCACCGGTGGAAGGTGCGGGTCAACGAGCTGGGGCGGCCCTGCCCAGACTGACATCCTGCAGTTGAGGTTGTGAAAGGAGGAAGTGCGTTGTGGAAGGCATCGAGGGCCTCTCGCTCCAGTTGAAGTGCTTAACGACGCACTTCTGGAACGAGCGAGAACCGTACGGTTCTCGCTCAGTCGCCCCAGTCAGGCCGCGTTCCTGGTGTATCGATGGGCAGGTCAAGGTCCTGAAAATGACAGAGGAGGAAGGCCATCCCCGAGAGGCACCACCAGCGCAACACTCCCTGCTGACTGTGCTGGGCGAAGCGTTCAAGGCCGAAGCGTCCCTTCACCGTCTTGAAAAAGGCTTCTATCCGCAGGGCGGCGCTTTTTCACCCGTGCCAGGTACTTGCCCCCCAGGTCGAGATTGGACCTCACGAAACGTTGTTCCGGTGCCTTGTTGCGGTGGAGCCACACCCAGGAAATGCACATCACCTGGTCAAGCCCTGTGGGCCTGAGCAGGCTGCCGCGGACCATCAGATGACGGACTTGCCGCCCATCCTCCAGTTTCCAGGTACAACGCACCCCCACCACAATGTCGAGGCCCCGATTCAGCACGCTCCGGATGAACTCGGCACGCTCAAAGCCCCCGTCCGCGTGCAGACGAGGCCGACGTTTCCCCTTCAGCAACGTCGCAGGGACGGTTCGGAGCAACTTCAGGGCGAGTTGTGCGGGGGAAGGGGTACCCTTCCCCCGCCAGACTTGAAAAGCCCAGGGTAGACGAAGCTCCCCACAGCGCAAGGACAACACCACCAAGTGAACGCCGTGGTAGGTGTGGACCCCATCGGCAAGTTCGCTGAACTTGCCGGTCTTTTCCAGATGGGTGAGACCCACCAGCAGTTCCAGCCGGGGGCGCTGATGGGGTTGCTGTCGCCACAGGTCCTGCAACGTCTCTCGAGCGTGCTGACGCGTGACTTGGCACAACTGCCGGGTGTTCCAGCCCGCATGGCTGAGAAAGCGGCTGAGGGCCGAGGGGGATTTAACCGTAGCGCGTTCCGGCAGAGGTCTGCCGGAACCATCCAGCAGCAGGTCGAGAAAGACCTCGAAGGATTCCCGGTGCTGCTTGCGGAAAAAGCAGGGCAGGATGTCAGAATAAAGTCGTCTGGAACGCTGTCCTTTTGGGTTCACACCCCTCTATGGGGCCAAAAGCGCGTTTCAGACGACCTTTTCTAAAACTGCAAGATGTCAGTTACGCATCCTGGCGCGGCTCCCCTAACCCGTATCTCAGCGCAGGGCGGCCCTGTCAGGGCAAATTGCAGTGAGGGGTCCACCACCCGGACACGTCGGGAACCAGGGCGGAGCTGCCCTGGAGTTGAGAGGCGAAGCGGCAGCAGGCCCCCCTCCCTGAAGACCTGCTTGGACTCAAGCGCCGCGCCAGCAAACGCTCCTTTTCGGTGCGATACCGATTGGAGAAGGGAGTCCAGGTACTTCCCTGGTCTGACCCCTCACACTGGCAGCATGCCTGACCTGCAGTTGGCCCTCACCGACCTGTATGCCA is a window from the Deinococcus hopiensis KR-140 genome containing:
- a CDS encoding DUF402 domain-containing protein is translated as MHPARVETLNLTDLTHTLDYATGTPPVTYRLDWAHLSPTGLHVARAFHQHPDITHMERHVLPEYGLLINRYTGTGWAAQNLYYVDVAAITPGDTTWVTRDLYLDLTVSENGTAEIEDTDEYLGAIREGLLTPDEAEHALTSLHRLTNGMLQHGTLNRWLESLGVTLTWRGPTAFQTQ
- a CDS encoding IS66 family transposase, which produces MWQFLKRPAIPPTNNAAERSPRTVVMARKVAQCSKNAEGGQTYMRIKSTVETAHQAGQDRDGVLTGLMR
- a CDS encoding DUF6923 family protein; translation: MVALDATGPDLSLPLPPDGITVFADIARNPKNGAMYAITNSSLHVLNMQTGRDTLQGLLKVADMTALAFDLGGHLYAGSRSGRLYQVDQGTGKTTQIGTGQTTPAIAGDLAFSHDGTLYASVLAGTSDQLVTINVSTGEATPVGLIGFGQVYGLTFRGEMLYGMTEAGALIWIDRETGRGTLVRRTGLTATGME
- a CDS encoding NUDIX domain-containing protein — protein: MNTTERVRIHDVQMLSDDWYVLKKTTFEYRRNDGTWQRQSRETYDRGNGATLLLYHLAQRTVILIRQFRFPAFVNGHHGLLIETPAGLLDNATPEERIKAETEEETGYRVKHIQKVFEAYMSPGSVTEKLHFFVAEYDPNSKAGAGGGVETEGEDIEVLEFSIDEALGMIQTGEIIDGKTIMLLQYAQLHLFIG
- a CDS encoding DeoR/GlpR family DNA-binding transcription regulator; the encoded protein is MLTSQRKQHLLSLLRRDGQIVAKALSQELGLSEDTIRRDLRELAAEGLVQRVHGGALPASPAAVNFTARQDLASEAKVAVGRAAARLVQPDQIVILDGGTTAVQVARHLPLDLKATVVTHSPTIAVELAQHPGVEVVLIGGRLFKHSVVAVGAAAIEAIGHVRADTYFMGVTGVHVQEGLSTGDLEEAHVKRALSRRAAETVVLASSEKLGVASPYVIASISEVSGLVVEQDVPEDVTTPYIELGLSIIRA
- a CDS encoding transposase, producing MNPKGQRSRRLYSDILPCFFRKQHRESFEVFLDLLLDGSGRPLPERATVKSPSALSRFLSHAGWNTRQLCQVTRQHARETLQDLWRQQPHQRPRLELLVGLTHLEKTGKFSELADGVHTYHGVHLVVLSLRCGELRLPWAFQVWRGKGTPSPAQLALKLLRTVPATLLKGKRRPRLHADGGFERAEFIRSVLNRGLDIVVGVRCTWKLEDGRQVRHLMVRGSLLRPTGLDQVMCISWVWLHRNKAPEQRFVRSNLDLGGKYLARVKKRRPADRSLFQDGEGTLRP